From Paraburkholderia sabiae, a single genomic window includes:
- a CDS encoding non-ribosomal peptide synthetase, protein MTTFLTALHLRLRELARSAPHAPALAAFSPLTVRMSRVELDARASRVAAALRAHGAGAEVRVGVCIDRSCDLFVALLAVLKAGGVFVPLDPRHPAERLDWMTRDAGLRHGIVTRDASASLRARFEHCIDVDAIDIEQPVEFEDALVHPRSAAYMIYTSGSTGTPKAVVVEHGPLAAHCDAVIGAYPMTDADRVLHFASVNFDLAHEYWLAPLAAGASIAITAPGTVAPDDARALIHHERVTIAAFPPAYLREFAQAARRHGVPDSLRVLAFGGEAMPGDVFGEIRQTFNNVRLINGYGPTETVISPMLWPLDPRAAYEDTSCASLPIGAPIGLRVARMTEAGSVDGALIEHGACGELLLGGACLARGYHGRAAQTAERFIPDANGEPGSRVYRTGDLARLRTDGAYDYMGRIDDQVQIRGVRVEPGEIAQSLRSHPDVRDAAVLVEHIAGRVQLTACVVVTEALEESALREHLTQRLPDAWQPHRFALLDALPYTLNGKLDREALRARVASQVAQVSYREPQSSIERTLAAIWQAILGDGPVGLDDRFHARGGDSIAIMRLQAAIRADLHVNLRLDSLFADLTLEALSALVDASEREAAVQVLPLKAMARGDASAAYVDHRASFAQQRFWVLAQTRDAGDAYHIAAHWNIRGSIDAALLESALAQVIERHEAWRTTLHEDENGIVMQRVHARIAVPVERIDLRNLMLDARNERANELAGEHATRPFDLQRGPLLRASLVTFADDEHRLMLTAHHAISDGWSSRCAFAELAETYAALSKGRAASLPTLAAQYADFAQWQRHWLDGAERERQLAYWRDALKDAPAPLALPVDRTVPAERTLIGKRASRRLDARLSAAVRELASGAHASTFIVLLAALHAWLHRLTAATDVIVAAPVANRQREETANLLGLFINTVALRARVSPHVSFADLLSQVRDTTLGAYANQDIPFDQVIDAVKPPVRRGEEWLRVKFAQQFVFDDPVALPDAVATLTPGPDNAARFDFALDFTDDARGIELVAAWATDCIDDATAHAWLDSFIALLTDSVAHPASPLSLLACAGLLSNTLQGREKTFEFDNVIAAFTHHANATPKQIAVTDSQRQLTFEALNEASSRAARALLEKGAGAEQAIALCIERSVDFVVALLAVLKSGSMAVPLDPAAPRERLEASIRACGARCVIVASNALQVETEVLSLNALIEANSHDAPVTITPDQAAYLIYTSGSTGTPKGVVVSHRALADYVQGMLDELKFAPDASMAMVSTVAADLGHTTLFGALCSGRTLHLLPKECAFDPDRFAVTMRERGVGVLKIVPSHLHALLEAQQPTAVLPSHALVLGGEPLPWTLVERITGLRPACRVINHYGPTEATVGALTFDATASLSAANASTGVPTGRPLPNARVIVLDVHGAPVPVGGIGELYLGGPGVARGYLHRAAATAERFVPDASGPKGARMYRTGDRVRLRADGAIDYLGRLDDQVKIRGYRVEPGEISATLRAIEGVRQAETLAIVEDGRARLASFVVMQGSRDEAMLRAELAARLPDYMVPATLTLCDAFPVTANGKIDRAKLRELALQPVVQLTSDAPLEGIERILADVWKEVLRAEHVGRDDNFFELGGDSILALQVIARSRKRGVRFTPKQLFDKPTVAQLAQVAQTVAAAEPKAETRAAVVPANDARIALTPAQHRFFELDVPARHHWNQAVELHASERFDLDAFAHAFGAVLSHHDAFRLRFAADTASSWSARYADKPFDALPLVAVEARDEHDALAQFDELQRTFDLTRGPLAGALVAMLPDGTPRVWIAIHHLIVDGVSWRVLLEDLEAAYRAARERRPVRLAGEGMRASDWAQRLAADAAALFARELPYWTSMKQASTALPFDNPHGTASNADACTVEWTIDATLTQTLLTDANAAWRTQTIDLLVATLAHTLGTSVPADSLLIELEGHGREALFEEVDASRTIGWLTSHYPVALPVREWGTATLAAVKDALRAVPHKGLGFGVLRYLANESTRAALAALPRPRVTFNYLGQFGDASNDRVLNARFGGAGCERDPAGPMSNALAIHAHIDGTRRLKMHWVYSAAMFNAGTVEKLARRFETTLREIAAQCIERVSKRGASATPSDFPLAQRAGLTQAMLERLELDLRTVDDIYPLSPMQQGILFHSLYAPDRTTYVNQLVATLTSPDIARVTDAFNRIVPQHDILRTSFWHDAEVPLQIVHRQAKLPVVVLDWRGRAAQAASFEQWLREDRAQGFDLSKAPLMRVTLIRLSDDEWRLVWTRHHLLLDGWSTARMFADVLRDYMSERRALSFGQATRLRYRDFIAWLDARDHEADKAFWLERLAHFDEPTLVAPNVSADNGDAAPSETWRARFDASTTAKLTALARNLKLTVNTLVQGAWALALQRMTHHATVAFGATVAGRPDALPDVDSVLGLFINTLPVIATPAPQRRIADWLADLQRDNAANAEHAHTPLFDIQRWAGQGGGAMFDTLVVFENYPVDPAWSANDELALRLSDLRSIESTDLAVTLVVQAGDTLTIDYGYDTARLDEARVRALHRAFDACIEAFIADPHALLGNVSIATQDDLAQLASHNDTARTWPDELQLPLHRQFERHAAAMPDAIALDFIDAREVRTRVTYAELNERANRVAGALLNAGVSADSVVALCVERSIDMVVALFGVLKAGAAYLPVDPDYPAERIAYLLDDARPAVVLTQRALHARVVDSIGRADACVLCVEQLTSNPALESSIDVEPDQLAYLIYTSGSTGKPKGAGNTHRALANRIAWMQGAYSLTPRDVVLHKTPFGFDVSVWEFVWPLSVGATLAIAAPGDHRDPARLAAAIAAYGVTTLHFVPSMLGAFLGHLKDFDAAAQCESIVRVVASGEALSPELVARARLLLPQAQLHNLYGPTEAAIDVSHWTCTDDDAQAVAVPIGEPIANIQLHALDAALHPLPAGAIGELYLGGVGLARGYLGRAALTAERFVPDPFTPGARLYRTGDLVCRRADGVLDYLGRADQQVKLRGLRIEPGEIEALLRAAPGVHDAVVIVRDEQLIGYVARRAEEAFDRSALFAALNAQLPAYMVPAHLIELDALPVTPNGKCDRNALPTPSLQSTDEAEPQTDTERDLAAIWQRVLRIDGSHAIGRDADFFALGGHSLLATQVNAQINLHWSLALPLRTLFDARTLARCAAAIDAALDARGVHAIDDAARAIDALLGELEAQ, encoded by the coding sequence ATGACGACTTTTCTGACTGCCTTGCATCTCCGACTTCGCGAACTCGCGCGCAGTGCGCCTCACGCGCCTGCGCTCGCTGCCTTTTCGCCGCTTACCGTGCGCATGTCGCGCGTTGAACTCGACGCTCGCGCGTCGCGCGTCGCGGCTGCGTTGCGCGCGCATGGCGCGGGCGCAGAAGTGCGCGTCGGTGTGTGCATCGACCGGTCGTGCGATCTGTTCGTCGCGTTGCTCGCGGTGCTGAAGGCGGGTGGTGTGTTCGTGCCGCTCGATCCACGTCATCCCGCGGAACGGCTCGACTGGATGACGCGCGATGCAGGCTTGCGTCACGGAATTGTCACGCGCGATGCAAGCGCGTCGTTGCGCGCGCGCTTCGAGCATTGCATCGACGTCGATGCAATCGACATCGAGCAACCGGTCGAGTTCGAAGATGCGTTGGTGCATCCTCGCTCGGCTGCGTACATGATCTACACGTCGGGCTCGACGGGCACGCCGAAGGCTGTTGTCGTCGAACATGGTCCGCTCGCTGCGCATTGCGATGCCGTGATCGGCGCTTATCCGATGACGGATGCGGACCGCGTTTTGCATTTTGCGTCGGTGAATTTCGACCTCGCGCACGAGTACTGGCTCGCGCCGCTCGCTGCGGGCGCGAGCATTGCGATAACCGCGCCCGGCACCGTTGCACCGGACGACGCACGCGCGCTGATCCATCACGAGCGCGTGACGATTGCCGCGTTTCCGCCTGCGTATCTGCGCGAGTTCGCGCAAGCCGCGCGGCGTCATGGTGTACCCGATTCGCTGCGCGTGCTCGCATTCGGTGGCGAAGCGATGCCCGGCGATGTATTCGGCGAAATCCGGCAAACGTTTAACAACGTGCGTCTGATCAACGGCTACGGTCCGACTGAAACCGTGATCTCGCCGATGCTGTGGCCGCTCGATCCTCGCGCAGCGTATGAAGACACGTCGTGCGCATCATTGCCGATCGGCGCGCCGATCGGATTGCGCGTGGCACGCATGACGGAGGCGGGTTCCGTCGATGGCGCTTTGATTGAACATGGAGCATGCGGCGAACTGCTGCTTGGCGGCGCGTGTCTTGCGCGCGGCTATCACGGACGCGCCGCGCAAACGGCCGAACGCTTCATCCCCGATGCAAATGGCGAACCGGGATCGCGCGTCTATCGCACGGGCGACCTTGCGCGTTTGCGCACCGACGGCGCATACGATTACATGGGCCGCATCGACGATCAGGTGCAGATTCGCGGCGTGCGCGTCGAGCCAGGTGAGATCGCGCAGTCTTTGCGTTCACATCCGGATGTGCGCGATGCAGCCGTGCTGGTCGAGCACATTGCAGGTCGTGTTCAATTGACGGCTTGTGTCGTCGTAACGGAAGCACTCGAAGAAAGCGCGCTGCGCGAGCACCTGACGCAGCGTTTGCCGGATGCGTGGCAGCCGCATCGTTTTGCGTTGCTCGATGCGTTGCCTTATACATTGAATGGCAAGCTCGACCGTGAAGCGTTGCGTGCGCGTGTTGCGTCGCAGGTCGCGCAAGTGTCGTATCGCGAGCCGCAAAGCTCAATTGAACGCACGCTCGCCGCAATCTGGCAAGCGATTCTCGGTGACGGACCTGTCGGTCTCGATGACCGGTTTCATGCACGCGGCGGCGATTCGATTGCGATCATGCGTCTGCAGGCTGCGATTCGCGCGGACCTGCATGTGAACTTGCGGCTGGATTCTCTCTTCGCCGACCTTACGCTCGAAGCACTCTCCGCACTCGTCGATGCAAGCGAGCGTGAAGCCGCCGTGCAAGTGCTTCCGTTGAAAGCGATGGCTCGCGGAGATGCTTCCGCCGCGTATGTCGATCATCGCGCGTCGTTTGCGCAGCAGCGTTTCTGGGTACTCGCACAAACACGCGATGCCGGCGACGCCTATCACATCGCCGCGCACTGGAACATTCGCGGATCGATCGATGCTGCGTTGCTCGAAAGCGCGCTCGCGCAAGTGATCGAACGCCATGAAGCGTGGCGAACCACGCTGCACGAAGACGAGAACGGCATCGTCATGCAGCGCGTTCATGCGCGGATCGCGGTGCCTGTAGAACGAATCGATCTGCGCAATCTGATGCTCGACGCACGCAACGAGCGCGCGAACGAGCTTGCGGGCGAACACGCCACACGTCCTTTCGATCTGCAACGCGGCCCGTTGCTGCGCGCATCGCTGGTCACGTTTGCCGATGACGAGCATCGTCTGATGCTGACTGCGCATCACGCGATCAGCGACGGCTGGTCGTCGCGTTGCGCATTCGCTGAACTGGCCGAAACCTATGCGGCGCTTTCGAAAGGTCGTGCGGCTTCGTTGCCTACGCTCGCCGCGCAATATGCAGATTTCGCACAATGGCAGCGCCACTGGCTCGACGGTGCAGAACGCGAACGGCAACTTGCTTATTGGCGTGATGCGTTGAAGGATGCGCCCGCGCCGCTCGCGTTGCCTGTCGATCGCACTGTGCCTGCCGAACGCACGCTCATCGGCAAGCGCGCGTCGCGTCGTCTCGATGCGCGTTTATCGGCGGCTGTGCGCGAACTTGCAAGCGGCGCGCATGCATCGACGTTCATCGTGTTGCTCGCAGCGCTTCATGCATGGCTGCATCGTCTGACGGCGGCGACGGATGTGATCGTTGCCGCGCCCGTTGCGAACAGGCAGCGCGAGGAAACGGCCAACCTGCTCGGTCTTTTCATCAACACCGTTGCGTTGCGTGCGCGCGTTTCACCGCATGTATCGTTTGCCGATCTGCTCTCGCAAGTGCGAGACACGACGCTCGGCGCCTACGCGAATCAGGACATTCCCTTCGATCAGGTGATCGATGCCGTCAAGCCGCCTGTGCGGCGAGGCGAGGAATGGTTGCGTGTGAAGTTCGCGCAGCAGTTCGTGTTCGACGATCCCGTTGCGTTGCCCGATGCCGTCGCGACATTGACGCCCGGTCCCGACAACGCGGCGCGCTTCGACTTCGCGCTCGATTTCACCGACGATGCACGCGGTATCGAACTGGTCGCTGCATGGGCGACGGATTGCATCGACGATGCGACCGCGCATGCGTGGCTCGACAGTTTCATTGCGCTGCTGACTGACAGCGTGGCGCATCCTGCATCGCCTCTCAGTTTGCTCGCTTGTGCAGGTTTACTGAGCAACACGCTGCAAGGCCGCGAGAAAACATTCGAATTCGACAACGTGATCGCAGCCTTCACGCATCACGCGAATGCGACGCCGAAGCAGATCGCAGTCACCGACTCACAACGGCAACTCACATTCGAAGCCTTGAACGAAGCATCATCGCGCGCCGCGCGTGCATTGCTCGAAAAGGGCGCGGGCGCGGAACAGGCAATCGCACTGTGCATCGAGCGTTCTGTCGATTTCGTCGTCGCGCTGCTCGCAGTATTGAAGTCGGGCTCGATGGCCGTACCGCTCGATCCTGCTGCGCCGCGCGAACGCCTTGAAGCGTCGATTCGCGCATGCGGTGCGCGCTGCGTAATCGTCGCGAGCAATGCACTGCAGGTCGAAACTGAAGTCTTATCGCTAAACGCGTTGATCGAAGCGAACAGTCACGACGCGCCCGTAACGATCACGCCGGATCAGGCTGCCTATCTCATCTACACATCGGGTTCGACGGGCACGCCGAAGGGCGTCGTCGTATCGCATCGCGCGCTGGCCGACTACGTTCAGGGCATGCTCGACGAACTGAAGTTCGCGCCCGACGCTAGCATGGCGATGGTCTCGACGGTTGCCGCCGATCTCGGGCATACGACGCTCTTCGGTGCGTTGTGCTCGGGCCGCACCTTGCATCTGCTGCCGAAGGAATGCGCGTTCGATCCCGACCGTTTCGCTGTGACGATGCGCGAACGCGGCGTCGGTGTGCTGAAGATCGTGCCGAGTCATCTGCATGCGTTGCTCGAAGCGCAGCAACCCACGGCCGTGCTGCCGTCGCATGCACTCGTGCTGGGCGGCGAGCCGCTGCCGTGGACGCTCGTCGAACGGATCACCGGATTGCGCCCCGCGTGCCGCGTGATCAATCACTATGGTCCGACGGAAGCCACGGTTGGCGCACTCACGTTCGATGCGACAGCGAGCTTGAGCGCCGCAAACGCATCGACTGGCGTGCCCACGGGGCGTCCGTTGCCGAACGCACGCGTGATAGTGCTCGATGTGCATGGCGCGCCCGTGCCCGTCGGCGGAATCGGCGAACTGTATCTTGGCGGACCCGGCGTCGCGCGCGGCTATCTGCATCGCGCGGCAGCGACGGCGGAGCGTTTCGTGCCGGACGCCAGCGGGCCGAAGGGTGCGCGGATGTATCGGACGGGCGACCGCGTGCGTTTGCGCGCAGACGGTGCAATCGACTATCTGGGCCGTCTCGATGACCAGGTGAAGATTCGCGGCTATCGCGTCGAGCCGGGTGAAATCAGCGCGACGTTGCGCGCGATCGAAGGCGTCAGGCAGGCAGAGACGCTCGCAATCGTCGAGGATGGGCGTGCACGTCTTGCGTCGTTTGTCGTCATGCAAGGCTCGCGCGATGAAGCGATGCTGCGCGCAGAGCTTGCCGCGCGTTTGCCCGACTACATGGTGCCCGCGACGCTCACGCTCTGCGACGCCTTTCCCGTCACGGCGAACGGCAAGATCGACCGTGCGAAGCTGCGCGAACTTGCGCTGCAACCTGTAGTGCAGTTGACGAGCGACGCGCCGCTCGAAGGCATCGAACGCATTCTCGCGGACGTGTGGAAAGAAGTGCTGCGCGCCGAGCATGTGGGCCGCGACGACAATTTCTTCGAGCTGGGTGGCGATTCGATTCTCGCGTTGCAGGTGATCGCGCGTTCGCGCAAACGAGGCGTGCGCTTCACGCCGAAGCAGCTGTTCGACAAGCCGACCGTGGCTCAACTCGCGCAAGTCGCACAGACCGTCGCCGCAGCTGAACCGAAAGCGGAAACGCGTGCCGCTGTTGTGCCTGCGAACGATGCGCGCATTGCCTTGACGCCTGCTCAGCATCGCTTCTTCGAACTGGATGTGCCGGCGCGTCATCACTGGAATCAGGCTGTCGAATTGCACGCATCGGAGCGCTTCGATCTCGACGCCTTCGCGCACGCATTCGGCGCGGTGCTTTCCCATCACGATGCATTCCGACTGCGCTTTGCGGCAGACACAGCTTCATCGTGGAGCGCGCGATACGCCGACAAGCCATTCGACGCGCTGCCGCTGGTCGCCGTCGAAGCGCGTGACGAACATGATGCGCTCGCTCAATTCGACGAGTTGCAACGCACCTTTGATCTCACACGCGGACCGCTTGCAGGTGCGCTCGTCGCGATGTTGCCGGATGGCACGCCGCGTGTATGGATCGCGATTCATCATCTGATCGTCGATGGCGTGTCGTGGCGTGTGCTGCTTGAAGATCTCGAGGCGGCTTATCGCGCGGCACGCGAGCGCCGTCCGGTGCGTCTCGCGGGGGAGGGCATGCGCGCGTCGGACTGGGCGCAACGTCTTGCCGCCGACGCAGCCGCGCTGTTTGCGCGAGAACTGCCGTACTGGACATCGATGAAGCAGGCAAGCACGGCGCTGCCATTCGACAATCCGCACGGCACCGCAAGCAACGCCGATGCGTGCACGGTCGAATGGACGATCGACGCGACGCTCACGCAGACCTTGCTCACGGATGCGAACGCCGCATGGCGCACGCAGACCATCGATCTGCTCGTGGCCACGCTCGCGCACACGCTTGGCACGAGCGTACCGGCCGATTCTTTACTGATCGAACTCGAAGGCCACGGACGCGAAGCGCTGTTCGAAGAGGTCGATGCGAGCCGCACGATCGGCTGGCTGACGAGTCACTATCCGGTCGCGTTGCCCGTGCGTGAATGGGGCACGGCGACGCTCGCGGCCGTCAAGGACGCATTGCGCGCTGTGCCGCACAAAGGGCTCGGCTTCGGCGTGCTGCGTTATCTCGCGAACGAATCGACGCGCGCTGCGCTCGCCGCATTGCCGCGTCCGCGCGTGACGTTCAACTATCTCGGCCAGTTCGGCGATGCATCGAATGATCGCGTGCTGAATGCGCGCTTCGGCGGCGCAGGCTGCGAGCGTGATCCGGCGGGTCCGATGTCGAATGCACTGGCGATTCACGCGCATATCGACGGTACGCGCAGGCTCAAGATGCATTGGGTTTATAGCGCAGCGATGTTCAACGCGGGTACGGTCGAAAAGCTCGCGCGCCGCTTCGAAACCACGTTGCGTGAAATCGCGGCGCAGTGCATCGAACGCGTGTCGAAGCGCGGAGCCAGCGCAACGCCTTCCGACTTCCCGCTTGCGCAGCGCGCGGGTCTCACGCAAGCGATGCTCGAGCGTCTCGAACTCGATCTGCGTACCGTCGACGATATTTATCCGCTGTCGCCGATGCAGCAGGGCATTCTGTTCCACTCGCTGTATGCACCGGATCGCACGACCTATGTAAATCAGCTCGTCGCTACGCTGACTTCACCGGATATCGCGCGTGTGACCGATGCGTTCAATCGCATCGTGCCGCAGCACGATATATTGCGGACCAGCTTCTGGCACGACGCTGAAGTGCCGTTGCAGATCGTGCATCGTCAGGCGAAGCTGCCCGTCGTCGTGCTCGACTGGCGCGGCCGCGCCGCGCAGGCAGCGAGTTTCGAGCAATGGCTCAGGGAAGACCGCGCGCAAGGCTTCGATCTGAGCAAGGCGCCGTTGATGCGCGTGACGCTGATCCGTCTGAGTGACGACGAATGGCGCCTCGTGTGGACGCGCCATCATCTGCTGCTCGACGGCTGGAGCACGGCGCGCATGTTCGCCGACGTGCTGCGCGACTATATGAGCGAGCGTCGCGCGTTGTCGTTCGGCCAGGCAACGCGCTTGCGATATCGCGACTTCATCGCGTGGCTCGACGCGCGCGATCATGAAGCCGACAAGGCGTTCTGGCTCGAACGCCTCGCGCACTTCGACGAACCCACGCTCGTTGCGCCGAACGTATCGGCCGATAACGGCGATGCTGCGCCCAGCGAAACCTGGCGTGCCCGGTTCGACGCAAGCACGACCGCGAAGCTCACCGCGCTCGCGCGCAATCTCAAGCTGACGGTCAACACGCTCGTGCAGGGCGCGTGGGCGCTCGCATTGCAGCGCATGACACACCACGCGACGGTCGCATTCGGCGCGACGGTTGCGGGCAGGCCTGATGCGCTACCCGATGTCGACAGCGTGCTCGGTCTTTTCATCAACACGTTGCCCGTGATCGCGACGCCTGCACCGCAACGTCGCATCGCCGACTGGCTCGCCGATCTGCAACGCGACAACGCAGCGAACGCCGAACACGCGCACACGCCGCTCTTCGATATCCAGCGTTGGGCGGGCCAGGGCGGCGGCGCGATGTTCGACACGCTCGTCGTGTTCGAAAACTATCCCGTCGATCCCGCGTGGTCGGCGAACGATGAGCTCGCGTTGCGGCTGTCCGACCTTCGCAGCATCGAATCGACGGATCTCGCCGTCACGCTGGTCGTGCAGGCCGGCGACACGTTGACGATCGATTACGGCTACGACACCGCGCGTCTCGACGAAGCGCGCGTGCGTGCGTTGCATCGCGCGTTCGACGCATGCATCGAGGCATTCATCGCCGATCCGCATGCATTGCTTGGCAACGTATCGATTGCGACTCAAGACGATCTGGCACAACTTGCCAGCCATAACGACACCGCGCGCACGTGGCCGGATGAACTTCAATTGCCGCTTCATCGGCAGTTCGAACGCCATGCAGCAGCGATGCCTGATGCGATCGCACTCGACTTCATCGATGCCCGTGAAGTTCGCACGCGCGTCACCTACGCCGAACTCAATGAGCGCGCGAACCGGGTGGCAGGTGCGCTGCTGAACGCAGGCGTGTCGGCGGACAGTGTGGTCGCGCTGTGTGTCGAGCGCTCGATTGACATGGTGGTGGCGCTGTTCGGCGTGTTGAAGGCTGGCGCGGCATACCTGCCCGTCGATCCCGACTATCCGGCGGAACGGATCGCGTATCTGCTCGACGATGCGCGGCCTGCCGTCGTGCTGACTCAACGTGCGCTGCATGCGCGTGTCGTCGATTCGATTGGCCGTGCGGACGCGTGCGTGCTGTGTGTCGAACAACTGACTTCGAATCCGGCGCTCGAATCGAGCATCGATGTCGAACCCGATCAGCTTGCCTACCTGATCTACACGTCGGGATCGACGGGTAAGCCGAAGGGCGCGGGCAACACGCATCGCGCGCTCGCGAATCGCATCGCGTGGATGCAGGGCGCGTACTCGCTCACGCCACGCGACGTTGTGCTGCATAAAACGCCGTTCGGCTTCGACGTGTCGGTGTGGGAATTCGTGTGGCCGCTGTCGGTCGGCGCGACGCTCGCCATCGCGGCGCCCGGAGATCATCGTGATCCCGCGCGCCTTGCCGCTGCAATCGCAGCATATGGCGTGACGACGCTGCATTTCGTTCCGTCGATGCTCGGCGCGTTTCTCGGCCATCTGAAGGACTTCGATGCCGCTGCGCAGTGCGAGAGCATCGTGCGCGTCGTGGCGAGCGGCGAGGCACTGTCGCCTGAGCTCGTCGCGCGTGCGCGGCTTCTACTGCCGCAAGCGCAATTGCACAACCTGTACGGCCCGACGGAAGCCGCGATCGACGTATCGCACTGGACGTGCACCGACGACGATGCGCAAGCCGTGGCGGTGCCGATCGGTGAGCCGATCGCAAACATTCAGTTGCACGCGCTCGATGCCGCGCTGCATCCGTTGCCTGCGGGCGCAATCGGTGAACTGTATCTGGGTGGTGTCGGTCTCGCACGCGGCTATCTCGGGCGCGCGGCATTGACGGCGGAGCGCTTTGTCCCCGACCCGTTCACGCCGGGCGCGCGTCTCTATCGCACGGGCGATCTGGTGTGTCGACGCGCGGACGGCGTGCTCGACTATCTGGGCCGCGCCGATCAGCAAGTGAAGTTGCGCGGCCTGCGCATCGAGCCGGGCGAAATCGAAGCGTTGTTGCGTGCTGCGCCCGGCGTACACGATGCCGTCGTGATCGTGCGCGACGAACAGTTGATCGGCTATGTCGCGCGGCGCGCCGAAGAAGCGTTCGATCGATCCGCGCTGTTCGCAGCGCTGAATGCGCAATTGCCCGCGTACATGGTGCCCGCGCATTTGATCGAACTCGACGCGTTGCCCGTCACGCCGAACGGCAAGTGCGACCGCAACGCACTGCCCACGCCATCGCTTCAATCGACGGACGAGGCTGAACCACAAACCGACACCGAGCGCGATCTGGCCGCGATCTGGCAGCGCGTGCTGCGCATCGACGGCAGTCACGCGATTGGCCGCGATGCCGACTTCTTCGCACTGGGCGGTCACTCGCTGCTCGCGACGCAGGTGAACGCGCAAATCAATCTGCACTGGTCGCTCGCGCTGCCGCTGCGCACGCTGTTCGACGCGCGCACGCTGGCGCGCTGCGCGGCGGCCATCGATGCGGCGCTCGACGCGCGCGGCGTGCATGCAATCGACGACGCAGCGCGCGCAATCGACGCGCTGCTCGGTGAACTCGAAGCGCAATGA